In Drosophila pseudoobscura strain MV-25-SWS-2005 chromosome 4, UCI_Dpse_MV25, whole genome shotgun sequence, the following proteins share a genomic window:
- the muc gene encoding dihydrolipoyllysine-residue acetyltransferase component of pyruvate dehydrogenase complex, mitochondrial isoform X2, producing the protein MLRSLATTRNELGTLRAVLLRRPATASLRHGDGQIGVRALSTRLLASARNLQASRSTLKSSRPQSLNAWSYNFARNYASLPEHLRVPLPALSPTMERGSIVSWEKKEGDKLNEGDLLCEIETDKATMGFETPEEGYLAKILIPGGTKDVPIGQLLCIIVNDQASVAAFKDFKDDAPAAAPAPAAAAAPPPPAAAAPAPVAAPPPAAAAAPAPAPAGTTQTAADQRGDRVYASPMAKKLAEAQKLRLQGQKPAAAAKAAPAKAAPGARYKDIPVTTMRAVIAKRLLESKTQLPHYYVTVQCQVDNLLKFRAKVNKKYEKQGARVSVNDFIIKATAIASLKVPEANSAWMDSVIRQYDDVDVSVAVSTDKGLITPIIFGADRKGVLDISKDVKELAGKARANKLAPHEFQGGTISVSNLGMFGVNQFCAVINPPQSCILAIGTTTKQLVLDPDSPKGFKEVNLLTVTLSADHRVVDGAVAARWLQHFRDYIEDPQNMIL; encoded by the exons ATGCTGCGCTCCCTTGCAACGACACGAAACGAATTGGGGACCCTGCGTGCGGTGCTCCTCCGACGACCAGCCACTGCCAGCCTCCGACACGGCGATGGCCAGATTGGAGTGCGTGCCCTCAGCACCCGACTGCTGGCCAGTGCCCGGAATCTCCAAGCAAGCAG GTCGACTTTGAAAAGCAGCAGGCCTCAGTCGCTAAACGCCTGGAGCTATAATTTCGCCCGCAATTATGCCAGCCTGCCGGAACATCTCCGTGTGCCGCTTCCTGCCCTATCGCCAACTATGGAGCGAGGCTCCATTGTCAGCTGGGAGAAGAAGGAGGGCGACAAACTCAACGAAG GTGACCTCCTTTGCGAAATTGAAACTGACAAGGCGACCATGGGCTTCGAGACACCAGAAGAAGGCTATTTGGCCAAAATCCTGATACCCGGCGGTACCAAGGATGTGCCCATCGGCCAGCTGCTGTGCATCATTGTGAACGATCAGGCCAGCGTGGCTGCTTTCAAGGATTTCAAAGATGATGCGCCTGCTGCCGCACCGgcaccagcagcggctgcagcacccccaccaccagcagccgcTGCACCTGCACCAGTTGCCGCaccaccgccagcagcagcagcagcacccgcacccgcacccgcaggTACAACCCAGACCGCTGCCGACCAACGTGGCGACCGGGTGTATGCCAGTCCCATGGCCAAGAAACTAGCCGAAGCACAAAAGCTGCGCCTACAAG GCCAGAagcctgctgcagcagcaaaggcGGCGCCGGCCAAGGCAGCACCAGGTGCCCGTTACAAGGACATCCCGGTGACCACCATGAGGGCGGTGATTGCCAAGCGTCTGCTGGAGTCCAAGACCCAGCTGCCCCACTACTACGTGACGGTCCAATGCCAGGTGGATAAT CTGTTAAAGTTCCGTGCCAAGGTCAACAAGAAGTATGAGAAGCAGGGTGCCCGCGTCTCTGTTAATGATTTCATCATCAAGGCAACTGCCATAGCGAGTCTCAAAGTCCCGGAGGCCAACTCCGCCTGGATGGACTCGGTGATACGCCAGTACGATGATGTGGATGTATCTGTGGCCGTCTCCACGGACAAGGGTCTCATCACACCCATTATATTTGGAGCCGATCGCAAGGGCGTTCTGGATATCTCCAAGGATGTCAAGGAGCTGGCTGGCAAGGCGCGCGCCAATAAGTTGGCGCCACATGAATTCCAGGGCGGCACCATCTCAGTGTCCAACTTGGGCATGTTTG GAGTCAACCAATTCTGTGCCGTGATCAATCCCCCGCAATCGTGCATCTTAGCTATCGGCACTACAACGAAACAGCTTGTTCTAGATCCAGATAGCCCCAAGGG tttcaAGGAAGTCAACCTGCTGACTGTCACTTTGAGTGCTGATCATCGAGTGGTGGATGGCGCTGTGGCCGCTAGATGGTTGCAACACTTCCGTGACTATATCGAGGATCCACAAAACATGATATTGTAA
- the muc gene encoding dihydrolipoyllysine-residue acetyltransferase component of pyruvate dehydrogenase complex, mitochondrial isoform X3: MLRSLATTRNELGTLRAVLLRRPATASLRHGDGQIGVRALSTRLLASARNLQASRSTLKSSRPQSLNAWSYNFARNYASLPEHLRVPLPALSPTMERGSIVSWEKKEGDKLNEGDLLCEIETDKATMGFETPEEGYLAKILIPGGTKDVPIGQLLCIIVNDQASVAAFKDFKDDAPAAAPAPAAAAAPPPPAAAAPAPVAAPPPAAAAAPAPAPAGQKPAAAAKAAPAKAAPGARYKDIPVTTMRAVIAKRLLESKTQLPHYYVTVQCQVDNLLKFRAKVNKKYEKQGARVSVNDFIIKATAIASLKVPEANSAWMDSVIRQYDDVDVSVAVSTDKGLITPIIFGADRKGVLDISKDVKELAGKARANKLAPHEFQGGTISVSNLGMFGVNQFCAVINPPQSCILAIGTTTKQLVLDPDSPKGFKEVNLLTVTLSADHRVVDGAVAARWLQHFRDYIEDPQNMIL, translated from the exons ATGCTGCGCTCCCTTGCAACGACACGAAACGAATTGGGGACCCTGCGTGCGGTGCTCCTCCGACGACCAGCCACTGCCAGCCTCCGACACGGCGATGGCCAGATTGGAGTGCGTGCCCTCAGCACCCGACTGCTGGCCAGTGCCCGGAATCTCCAAGCAAGCAG GTCGACTTTGAAAAGCAGCAGGCCTCAGTCGCTAAACGCCTGGAGCTATAATTTCGCCCGCAATTATGCCAGCCTGCCGGAACATCTCCGTGTGCCGCTTCCTGCCCTATCGCCAACTATGGAGCGAGGCTCCATTGTCAGCTGGGAGAAGAAGGAGGGCGACAAACTCAACGAAG GTGACCTCCTTTGCGAAATTGAAACTGACAAGGCGACCATGGGCTTCGAGACACCAGAAGAAGGCTATTTGGCCAAAATCCTGATACCCGGCGGTACCAAGGATGTGCCCATCGGCCAGCTGCTGTGCATCATTGTGAACGATCAGGCCAGCGTGGCTGCTTTCAAGGATTTCAAAGATGATGCGCCTGCTGCCGCACCGgcaccagcagcggctgcagcacccccaccaccagcagccgcTGCACCTGCACCAGTTGCCGCaccaccgccagcagcagcagcagcacccgcacccgcacccgcag GCCAGAagcctgctgcagcagcaaaggcGGCGCCGGCCAAGGCAGCACCAGGTGCCCGTTACAAGGACATCCCGGTGACCACCATGAGGGCGGTGATTGCCAAGCGTCTGCTGGAGTCCAAGACCCAGCTGCCCCACTACTACGTGACGGTCCAATGCCAGGTGGATAAT CTGTTAAAGTTCCGTGCCAAGGTCAACAAGAAGTATGAGAAGCAGGGTGCCCGCGTCTCTGTTAATGATTTCATCATCAAGGCAACTGCCATAGCGAGTCTCAAAGTCCCGGAGGCCAACTCCGCCTGGATGGACTCGGTGATACGCCAGTACGATGATGTGGATGTATCTGTGGCCGTCTCCACGGACAAGGGTCTCATCACACCCATTATATTTGGAGCCGATCGCAAGGGCGTTCTGGATATCTCCAAGGATGTCAAGGAGCTGGCTGGCAAGGCGCGCGCCAATAAGTTGGCGCCACATGAATTCCAGGGCGGCACCATCTCAGTGTCCAACTTGGGCATGTTTG GAGTCAACCAATTCTGTGCCGTGATCAATCCCCCGCAATCGTGCATCTTAGCTATCGGCACTACAACGAAACAGCTTGTTCTAGATCCAGATAGCCCCAAGGG tttcaAGGAAGTCAACCTGCTGACTGTCACTTTGAGTGCTGATCATCGAGTGGTGGATGGCGCTGTGGCCGCTAGATGGTTGCAACACTTCCGTGACTATATCGAGGATCCACAAAACATGATATTGTAA
- the muc gene encoding dihydrolipoyllysine-residue acetyltransferase component of pyruvate dehydrogenase complex, mitochondrial isoform X1, translating to MLRSLATTRNELGTLRAVLLRRPATASLRHGDGQIGVRALSTRLLASARNLQASRSTLKSSRPQSLNAWSYNFARNYASLPEHLRVPLPALSPTMERGSIVSWEKKEGDKLNEGDLLCEIETDKATMGFETPEEGYLAKILIPGGTKDVPIGQLLCIIVNDQASVAAFKDFKDDAPAAAPAPAAAAAPPPPAAAAPAPVAAPPPAAAAAPAPAPAGTTQTAADQRGDRVYASPMAKKLAEAQKLRLQGKGSGVHGSIKSGDLAGQKPAAAAKAAPAKAAPGARYKDIPVTTMRAVIAKRLLESKTQLPHYYVTVQCQVDNLLKFRAKVNKKYEKQGARVSVNDFIIKATAIASLKVPEANSAWMDSVIRQYDDVDVSVAVSTDKGLITPIIFGADRKGVLDISKDVKELAGKARANKLAPHEFQGGTISVSNLGMFGVNQFCAVINPPQSCILAIGTTTKQLVLDPDSPKGFKEVNLLTVTLSADHRVVDGAVAARWLQHFRDYIEDPQNMIL from the exons ATGCTGCGCTCCCTTGCAACGACACGAAACGAATTGGGGACCCTGCGTGCGGTGCTCCTCCGACGACCAGCCACTGCCAGCCTCCGACACGGCGATGGCCAGATTGGAGTGCGTGCCCTCAGCACCCGACTGCTGGCCAGTGCCCGGAATCTCCAAGCAAGCAG GTCGACTTTGAAAAGCAGCAGGCCTCAGTCGCTAAACGCCTGGAGCTATAATTTCGCCCGCAATTATGCCAGCCTGCCGGAACATCTCCGTGTGCCGCTTCCTGCCCTATCGCCAACTATGGAGCGAGGCTCCATTGTCAGCTGGGAGAAGAAGGAGGGCGACAAACTCAACGAAG GTGACCTCCTTTGCGAAATTGAAACTGACAAGGCGACCATGGGCTTCGAGACACCAGAAGAAGGCTATTTGGCCAAAATCCTGATACCCGGCGGTACCAAGGATGTGCCCATCGGCCAGCTGCTGTGCATCATTGTGAACGATCAGGCCAGCGTGGCTGCTTTCAAGGATTTCAAAGATGATGCGCCTGCTGCCGCACCGgcaccagcagcggctgcagcacccccaccaccagcagccgcTGCACCTGCACCAGTTGCCGCaccaccgccagcagcagcagcagcacccgcacccgcacccgcaggTACAACCCAGACCGCTGCCGACCAACGTGGCGACCGGGTGTATGCCAGTCCCATGGCCAAGAAACTAGCCGAAGCACAAAAGCTGCGCCTACAAG GCAAAGGCAGTGGCGTCCATGGCTCAATTAAATCCGGTGATCTTGCAGGCCAGAagcctgctgcagcagcaaaggcGGCGCCGGCCAAGGCAGCACCAGGTGCCCGTTACAAGGACATCCCGGTGACCACCATGAGGGCGGTGATTGCCAAGCGTCTGCTGGAGTCCAAGACCCAGCTGCCCCACTACTACGTGACGGTCCAATGCCAGGTGGATAAT CTGTTAAAGTTCCGTGCCAAGGTCAACAAGAAGTATGAGAAGCAGGGTGCCCGCGTCTCTGTTAATGATTTCATCATCAAGGCAACTGCCATAGCGAGTCTCAAAGTCCCGGAGGCCAACTCCGCCTGGATGGACTCGGTGATACGCCAGTACGATGATGTGGATGTATCTGTGGCCGTCTCCACGGACAAGGGTCTCATCACACCCATTATATTTGGAGCCGATCGCAAGGGCGTTCTGGATATCTCCAAGGATGTCAAGGAGCTGGCTGGCAAGGCGCGCGCCAATAAGTTGGCGCCACATGAATTCCAGGGCGGCACCATCTCAGTGTCCAACTTGGGCATGTTTG GAGTCAACCAATTCTGTGCCGTGATCAATCCCCCGCAATCGTGCATCTTAGCTATCGGCACTACAACGAAACAGCTTGTTCTAGATCCAGATAGCCCCAAGGG tttcaAGGAAGTCAACCTGCTGACTGTCACTTTGAGTGCTGATCATCGAGTGGTGGATGGCGCTGTGGCCGCTAGATGGTTGCAACACTTCCGTGACTATATCGAGGATCCACAAAACATGATATTGTAA